The Tachyglossus aculeatus isolate mTacAcu1 chromosome 4, mTacAcu1.pri, whole genome shotgun sequence genome contains a region encoding:
- the CNN3 gene encoding calponin-3, with amino-acid sequence MTHFNKGPSYGLSAEVKNKIASKYDHQAEEDLRNWIEEVTGLSIGTNFQLGLKDGIILCELINKLQPGSVKKVNESSLNWPQLENIGNFIKAIQAYGMKPHDIFEANDLFENGNMTQVQTSLVALAGLAKTKGFHTTIDIGVKYAEKQARRFDEGKLKAGQSVIGLQMGTNKCASQAGMTAYGTRRHLYDPKMQTDKPFDQTTISLQMGTNKGASQAGMSAPGTRRDIYDQKLTLQPVDNSTISLQMGTNKVASQKGMSVYGLGRQVYDPKYCAAPTEPVIHNGSQGTGTNGSEISDSDYQAEYPDEYHGEYQDDYPRDYQYSDQGIDY; translated from the exons ATCGCCTCAAAGTATGAtcaccaggcagaagaagacctTCGCAACTGGATAGaagaggttacaggcttgagcaTTGGGACAAACTTCCAGTTGGGATTAAAAGATGGCATAATCCTCTGCGA ACTTATAAACAAACTTCAGCCTGGTTCAGTGAAGAAAGTGAATGAGTCATCCTTAAATTGGCCTcag TTGGAGAACATTGGAAATTTTATTAAGGCTATTCAGGCCTATGGCATGAAGCCACATGACATTTTTGAAGCAAATGATCTCTTTGAAAATGGAAACATGACCCAAGTTCAGACTTCTCTGGTGGCTTTGGCAGGTTTG GCGAAAACAAAAGGGTTCCACACAACAATTGACATTGGTGTCAAATATGCAGAAAAACAAGCCAGGCGCTTTGATGAAGGAAAACTAAAAGCTGGACAAAGTGTAATTGGCCTGCAG ATGGGAACCAACAAGTGTGCAAGCCAGGCGGGAATGACTGCCTATGGAACTCGGAGGCATCTTTATGATCCCAAAATGCAAACCGACAAGCCTTTTGACCAGACAACAATTAGCCTGCAGATGGGTACCAATAAAGGAGCCAGTCAG GCCGGGATGTCAGCACCAGGTACCAGAAGAGACATCTACGATCAGAAGCTAACATTACAGCCAGTGGATAACTCAACGATTTCACTACAGATGGGCACCAACAAAGTGGCTTCCCAGAAAGGAATGAGCGTGTACGGGCTCGGACGACAAGTGTATGACCCCAAGTATTGCGCTGCCCCGACAGAACCCGTAATTCATAACGGAAGCCAAGGTACGGGAACTAACGGATCGGAAATCAGCGACAGCGATTACCAGGCGGAATATCCGGATGAATATCACGGCGAGTACCAAGACGATTATCCAAGAGATTACCAATATAGCGACCAAGGCATCGATTATTAG